Below is a genomic region from Mesorhizobium sp. NZP2298.
CGAGGCCCTGAAAATGCTGCCGGCAAGGCAGCCAGCGGCAACGCCGCGCGAGGCGCAATAATTTCGACGCCTTTGCCGGCTACCCAACATCCACACGAGCATCAGGTCCGATCCATGCACTACCGATCGATCTCCGACATGAACGACGCCATCGTCAGCAACCTTCACCGGCTGCCGCGCGACATCGACCTCGTGGTCGGCGTTCCCAGAAGCGGCGTGCTGGCGGCGACGCTGGTGAGCCTTGCCGCAAACATTCCGATGACCGACCTGGATAGCTTCCTGGAAGGCCGTGTCTACACGTCAGGCATCACCAAGCGCCGCGCCGCACTCGACCGCAAGGTCTCCGAGATGCGCAAGGTGCTGGTGATCGACGACAGTGTGGCGGGCGGCAATGCCATGCGCGACGCCCGCGTCCGCATCCAGGCTGCCGGTATAGAAGCGGACTTCACCTTTGCCGCCGTGTTCGGCCTGCAACCCCGGCATCCCGAAACCGACGTCGTCTTCGAGGTCGTGCCTCATCCGCGCATGTTCCAGTGGAATTTCATGCATCACAAATTCCTGGCGCAATGCTGCGTCGACATAGACGGGGTGCTGTGCCTCGACCCGACCGAAGCGGAAAACGACGACGGCCCCGCCTATGAAAAATTCCTCAGCGAAGCGCGCCCTCTTCATGCCCCGACCCACAGGATCGGCTGGCTGGTCACCAGCCGGCTCGAGAAATACCGCGCGCTGACCGAGGCATGGCTCGCAAGGAACGGTATCCAGTACGACCAACTGATCATGCTCGACCTGCCGAGCAAGGCGGAGCGCCAGCGGCTTGGCGCGCATGGCAGTTTCAAGGCTGATTTCTACCGCAAATCCGACGCCATCCTGTTCATCGAAAGCGAGCATGCGCAGGCGTTGAAGATCACCGAACTGTCGGGCAAGCCAGTGCTTTGCGTCGAAACGCACATGG
It encodes:
- a CDS encoding phosphoribosyltransferase family protein, producing MHYRSISDMNDAIVSNLHRLPRDIDLVVGVPRSGVLAATLVSLAANIPMTDLDSFLEGRVYTSGITKRRAALDRKVSEMRKVLVIDDSVAGGNAMRDARVRIQAAGIEADFTFAAVFGLQPRHPETDVVFEVVPHPRMFQWNFMHHKFLAQCCVDIDGVLCLDPTEAENDDGPAYEKFLSEARPLHAPTHRIGWLVTSRLEKYRALTEAWLARNGIQYDQLIMLDLPSKAERQRLGAHGSFKADFYRKSDAILFIESEHAQALKITELSGKPVLCVETHMVSVPDALSLPALGQAARNLPARLRQINSQEGRKGAAKALARALLGARGYETLKSRVKRPA